Proteins encoded together in one Impatiens glandulifera chromosome 1, dImpGla2.1, whole genome shotgun sequence window:
- the LOC124933623 gene encoding uncharacterized protein LOC124933623, with the protein MEINKEVAPRAEVEAPMAVEEKVRMTEGEEAPMVVHRAEWEEARRAQWETHRAKEEEARRAKEEAEKRFVEKDYNGACTYALRAQMLCPSLEGIKEMKATFDVYAASETKFKGETDFYAIFGLKPSAVMARLIRQFTEMYRLLNPYCNKTVGADGAFNLLSEAWNILSDLSERTSYDIRRNTRGDSFWTKCTTCNVQYEYLLKYVNKKLSCKNCRGVFMAINKEIGPPDGSYPFLDCQHFPAPENCYANQRGTITNIPTTNGVAISKSKRKSYSGSSVEVVDTNITIPLEAHPIGNGNKSTRSLHEPSKLGKPSRRKSLNDTGVETPSNNLSDMGPSMSIFDSEKLLINRALSELRKKLPEIRKADAEVAALKKNLANLPQKAAAGKSVGEVVVSNKPSTAAISGTVGLQSVVRRRASMRMKVPISDFHNFDNDRSEQCFKAKQIWAIYDEEDAMPRLYCLIDQVISVSPFKVAISYMNSKTDAEFGSVNWIESGFTKSCGNFRTSNIDVVEEVDIFSHVLCREKIKRGGCLRIYPRGGDIWAIYKNWSSEWNRETPSEVRHQYEMVEVMMDYDEEDGVCMSPLVKVDGYRTVYGRNPDKGSICWVLKKEMLRFSHRVPCWRIRGGERTDDLPECCWDLDPAATQDGLILQQQQEQEEAEAGKHKVIS; encoded by the exons ATGGAAATTAACAAAGAAGTGGCTCCCAGGGCGGAAGTGGAGGCTCCAATGGCGGTAGAGGAGAAGGTTCGCATGACAGAAGGGGAGGAGGCTCCTATGGTGGTTCATAGGGCAGAATGGGAGGAGGCTCGCAGGGCACAATGGGAGACTCACAGGGCCAAAGAAGAGGAGGCTCGTAGGGCTAAAGAGGAGGCTGAAAAAAGATTTGTTGAGAAAGACTACAATGGAGCATGTACCTATGCTTTGAGAGCTCAGATGCTTTGTCCCAGCTTGGAGggtataaaagaaatgaaagctACATTTGATGTCTATGCTGCATCTGAGACAAAATTCAAAGGGGAAACTGATTTCTATGCAATTTTTGGTCTAAAACCATCTGCCGTTATGGCTAGACTCATCAGACAGTTTACGGAGATGTATCGTCTACTCAACCCTTATTGCAACAAAACTGTTGGGGCAGATGGGGCATTTAACCTTCTCTCGGAAGCATGGAATATATTGTCCGACCTAAGTGAACGAACCTCGTACGATATCAGGAGAAATACTAG GGGTGATTCCTTTTGGACAAAATGCACCACTTGTAACGTTCAGTATGAGTATCTCCTGAAGTACGTGAACAAAAAACTATCCTGCAAGAATTGTCGTGGTGTTTTCATGGCAATTAACAAAGAGATAGGACCTCCAGATGGCTCGTATCCTTTTCTTGattgtcaacattttcctgcTCCTGAAAACTGTTATGCAAATCAACGTGGGACTATTACAAATATCCCAACCACAAATGGAGTCGCTATATCTAAATCTAAGAGGAAATCGTATTCTGGATCTTCAGTGGAGGTTGTTGATACAAATATAACCATCCCTCTCGAGGCACACCCTATAGGGAATGGCAATAAAAGCACGAGATCTCTTCACGAGCCTTCCAAACTGGGCAAGCCCTCAAGGAGAAAGAGTCTTAATGACACAGGCGTAGAAACGCCTTCAAATAATCTATCAGATATGGGACCATCAATGTCAATTTTTGACTCagaaaagttattaattaatagggCATTGTCTGAATTAAGAAAGAAGTTGCCAGAGATAAGGAAAGCTGATGCTGAAGTAGCTGCACTGAAGAAAAACCTAGCAAATTTACCTCAGAAAGCAGCAGCAGGAAAATCAGTAGGAGAGGTGGTGGTGTCTAACAAGCCTAGTACTGCCGCAATTTCTGGCACAGTTGGACTTCAATCAGTGGTGAGGAGGAGGGCATCAATGCGCATGAAGGTTCCTATctctgattttcacaattttgaCAATGATAGGTCTGAGCAATGCTTTAAGGCGAAGCAGATATGGGCGATCTACGATGAAGAAGATGCTATGCCACGTCTGTACTGTCTGATTGATCAAGTGATTTCAGTCTCACCGTTTAAAGTTGCAATCAGTTACATGAACTCCAAAACTGATGCGGAGTTCGGGTCAGTGAATTGGATAGAATCTGGCTTTACGAAATCTTGTGGAAATTTTAGGACATCAAACATTGATGTGGTTGAAGAAGTGGACATCTTTTCTCATGTATTGTgcagagaaaaaataaaacggGGAGGATGCCTTAGAATTTATCCTAGGGGCGGAGATATATGGGCCATATATAAGAACTGGTCATCGGAATGGAACAGGGAGACCCCCTCTGAAGTTAGGCATCAATATGAGATGGTGGAAGTTATGATGGattatgatgaagaagatggagTTTGCATGAGTCCACTGGTGAAAGTAGATGGTTACAGGACTGTGTATGGGAGGAACCCAGATAAGGGTTCCATTTGTTGGGTTTTGAAGAAGGAAATGTTGAGATTCTCACATCGTGTTCCTTGTTGGCGAATTAGAGGTGGAGAAAGGACTGATGATCTGCCAGAATGCTGTTGGGATCTGGACCCTGCCGCCACCCAAGATGGCCTTATCCTTCAACAGCagcaagaacaagaagaagctgAAGCTGGGAAACATAAAGTGATATCTTAA